In one Trichosurus vulpecula isolate mTriVul1 chromosome 8, mTriVul1.pri, whole genome shotgun sequence genomic region, the following are encoded:
- the FOXB1 gene encoding forkhead box protein B1 — MPRPGRNTYSDQKPPYSYISLTAMAIQSSPEKMLPLSEIYKFIMDRFPYYRENTQRWQNSLRHNLSFNDCFIKIPRRPDQPGKGSFWALHPSCGDMFENGSFLRRRKRFKVLKSDHLAPSKPADAAQYLQQQAKLRLSALAASGTHLPQMPAAAYNLGGVSQPSGFKHPFAIENIIAREYKMPGGLAFSAMQPVPAAYPLPNQLTTMGSSLGTGWPHMYGSGMIDSATPISMASGDYSAYGVPLKPLCHGGQTLPAIPVPIKPTPAAVPALPALPAPIPTLLSNSPPSLSPTSSQTATSQSSPATPSETLTSPASALHSVAVH; from the coding sequence atgccTCGGCCGGGCCGAAACACGTACAGCGACCAGAAGCCGCCTTACTCTTATATCTCGCTTACTGCTATGGCCATCCAGAGCTCCCCAGAGAAGATGCTGCCCCTGAGCGAAATTTACAAGTTCATCATGGACCGCTTCCCCTACTACCGGGAGAACACACAGCGCTGGCAGAATAGCCTGCGCCACAACCTTTCGTTTAATGACTGCTTCATCAAGATTCCGCGGCGGCCAGACCAGCCCGGTAAGGGCAGCTTCTGGGCGCTGCACCCCAGCTGCGGGGACATGTTCGAGAACGGCAGCTTCCTGCGGCGCCGCAAACGCTTCAAGGTGCTCAAGTCCGACCACTTGGCGCCCAGCAAACCGGCCGACGCGGCTCAGTACCTGCAGCAGCAGGCCAAGCTGCGCCTTAGCGCCCTGGCAGCTTCGGGCACCCACCTGCCCCAAATGCCCGCAGCCGCCTACAACTTGGGTGGGGTGTCACAGCCCTCGGGCTTTAAGCATCCCTTCGCTATCGAGAATATTATCGCTCGCGAGTACAAGATGCCTGGGGGCTTGGCTTTCTCCGCCATGCAGCCAGTGCCCGCTGCCTATCCCCTCCCGAACCAGTTGACTACCATGGGCAGTTCCTTGGGCACTGGTTGGCCCCATATGTACGGCTCGGGCATGATCGACTCGGCCACCCCTATCTCCATGGCGAGCGGCGACTACAGCGCTTACGGGGTACCACTGAAGCCTCTGTGTCACGGAGGGCAGACGCTGCCCGCCATCCCGGTGCCCATCAAGCCTACGCCAGCTGCTGTGCCCGCCCTGCCCGCCTTGCCCGCCCCCATCCCCACGCTGCTCTCGAACTCGCCCCCCTCACTCAGCCCCACATCTTCGCAGACAGCGACCAGCCAAAGCAGCCCCGCCACCCCCAGCGAGACTCTCACCAGCCCGGCTTCCGCCTTGCACTCTGTGGCCGTGCACTGA